One segment of Trachemys scripta elegans isolate TJP31775 chromosome 1, CAS_Tse_1.0, whole genome shotgun sequence DNA contains the following:
- the PKDREJ gene encoding polycystic kidney disease and receptor for egg jelly-related protein isoform X2, translated as MSVPGPGATPGPATAMPPLLLRGLLLQLLGCCGPPCRAAAGPPRFQLPPLRVTCSGPHGRVYRRQDSEVWASCLWDGPIELRYARAPGAVSGAQEGETQLPPPPRCRWYRDAAWVQDTSRWSGRAVLGPGLARGGPAPPWASSRITVQCESASCAVPTCLHRNLSIEVSGQDVRLFLLWPPQPPILEWQPVQLGWCARLKSSAWRYRFSSRGGSPAALLIPSNQHHKLLPPAAYPRAELHQVCASYYSYRLTVHYTRRGLYIASISMEQGPQISLSLTLRVEPALLHVLSAHSKLFSLPYQPLSLSWKLQPLGPRTLAYRLLDMQGTEGWSASYNSYALRSNFCADSMPRQASEMALASIYFHVDGEWFGDLAGELSFSNATLGLTVNSETPTYLTLNAQKTKTGTYIFSRNHGLYYTTQANNASAPDDGFNTHYIFFQQQSLSFLLTIEFVRLQRYKFNMHLYLNRKGALFRSLVNRDIEVHIFNSGPSFLRSLIYIVWFIPVQHPMLQCEWTFNLQLFGSRKEYVIQNNTYTYDDHVRNAARFVRRSVLPFNPALYTGFVAKVNCTRSGLTPAVLKVTVNTYASKVMESLVSCQKKPCFIERLRIQKPDLVYPIIRTKKGLQLILYAKLQVNCTDLVRTEAIWKIYGVQNVTTIPDWTKPLNPPLIWRRQMLILPIPSFSLDYGLYLFNFSVKIIASEGVLEGSDTVFVQVEKSDLVAVIAGGTFRTVGFSDHWTLDGSTSSDPDSVDRLEGLTFTWYCTKRVSDYANMTVSTNGTCHPNQVDLKWIKFSGPTQTVLPETLQGNTVYHFRLVIQKDNRKSYADQTYSQKEPSPRSAAQNHPKESSPFMSGNLRNWKERLQKWYLAEASTQSVSSNSLENCSNANDSYSLQYFGKKRKQRTPKMWSNCIISEGAANAIAAEEENAADTSAAEAKTQQTQPPNSNFSNNYAEEKDASIQKERKPLNIPFMLFRKRPQITFCWWCVYVSWILVIVVAGVSSFFIVLYGLSYGYKTSLEWLLASTTSFFESVFLLQTLKIILFSALSTIYPKYCENIPWSTRENFLEIRLDEVTMDADEMREMHYEIIRLRGTKQYQPLEEDEMTIMRKREKIKSKVFIFLKDIVSHFVFLTLVLNIAYSTENTNSFYYNQVIHKQFSLKLSNVDKLEHIYLWVNNVFLPLIHNNHQPTFLSDSWSKILGLPRMRQVRAKSTEKKCFHPHSFVNKFVISKSHCLHKYGSDPEERGDYVGSWTKVANRSVTSDTSNYVGFTYQSNRNQWVYYSYGELYTYGPGGYTFYFFPAEQRPNSTKRLDVLQNSNWFDEETWAVIIELTTFNPDVHLFCSISVIFEVSHFGLINTSLSVHSFTLPIFQQQSRTQIFVFITVLAFLLIYIMDEIHIIRQERTKYIKNVSNLINFGLKSVFFFFVFLQVIKFKMGADIVKFYLLNPNDFIPFHTVSHVDQTLRIIMGFLAFLIVLKTLRYSRFFYDVRLAQRSILAALPGICSMALVVAVYFFVYMAFGYLVFGQHEWNYNNMIHSAQTVFSYCVSAFKDTAFTSNRLLGGLFLASFMLVMICVLINLFQAVIMSAYEDMKQPVYEEPSDEAEVITFLVHKIRRIWYFITCRTPSASDPDLLNSVLYGQAQRYSHRHLGLKTKKINGKKMVYLVI; from the exons ATGTCTGTTCCCGGGCCAGGGGCCACCCCTGGGCCCGCCACCGCCATGCCTCCGCTGCTGCTCCGCggcctcctcctgcagctcctgggctgcTGCGGCCCCCCGTGCCGGGCGGCTGCGGGCCCCCCGCGCTTCCAGCTCCCGCCACTGCGGGTCACCTGCTCGGGCCCGCACGGACGCGTCTATCGGCGCCAGGACAGCGAGGTCTGGGCCTCGTGCCTGTGGGATGGGCCCATCGAGCTGCGCTATGCGCGGGCCCCGGGAGCAGTGTCAGGCGCCCAGGAGGGAGAGACACAACTGCCGCCCCCACCGCGCTGCCGCTGGTACCGGGACGCGGCCTGGGTGCAGGACACGTCTCGCTGgtcaggcagggcagtgctgggaCCGGGCCTGGCTAGGGggggccctgctccaccctgGGCCTCAAGCCGAATCACGGTGCAGTGTGAGTCGGCCTCGTGTGCCGTGCCTACGTGTCTGCACCGCAACCTGAGCATCGAGGTCTCCGGGCAGGATGTGCGGCTCTTCCTGCTTTGGCCCCCGCAACCCCCCATCCTGGAGTGGCAGCCCGTGCAGCTGGGCTGGTGTGCACGCCTCAAGAGCTCAGCCTGGCGCTACCGCTTCAGCAGCCGCGGGggcagccctgctgcactcctcaTTCCTAGCAACCAGCACCACAAGCTGCTCCCACCCGCTGCCTACCCAAGAGCTGAATTGCACCAGGTCTGTGCCTCCTACTACAGCTACCGCCTGACTGTGCACTATACCCGCCGTGGTCTCTACATTGCTTCAATCAGCATGGAGCAGGGGCCTCAGATCAGCCTCAGCCTCACCCTGAGGGTGGAGCCGGCTCTGCTGCATGTCCTCAGTGCCCACTCTAAGCTGTTTAGCCTTCCTTACCaacccctcagcctctcctggaAGCTACAGCCCCTTGGCCCCAGGACACTGGCATATAGGCTGCTGGACATGCAGGGGACGGAGGGCTGGTCAGCCTCCTATAATTCTTATGCCTTGCGGAGCAACTTCTGTGCTGACTCCATGCCCCGGCAGGCTAGTGAAATGGCACTGGCCAGCATCTACTTCCATGTTGATGGAGAATGGTTTGGGGATCTAGCAGGGGAGCTGAGTTTCTCCAATGCTACGCTGGGCCTGACAGTGAACAGTGAAACTCCCACCTACCTCACCCTTAATGCCCAGAAGACCAAGACTGGCACTTACATTTTTAGCCGCAACCATGGACTTTATTACACCACCCAAGCAAACAATGCCAGTGCCCCTGATGATGGCTTCAACACCCATTATATATTCTTCCAGCAGCAGAGCCTTTCCTTCTTGCTCACGATTGAGTTTGTGAGGTTGCAACGGTACAAGTTCAACATGCACTTGTATCTGAACCGGAAAGGAGCCCTGTTTAGGTCTCTAGTGAACAGAGATATAGAAGTCCACATTTTCAACAGTGGTCCTTCTTTTTTGCGGAGTTTGATCTACATTGTGTGGTTTATTCCTGTGCAACATCCGATGCTGCAGTGTGAGTGGACCTTCAACCTGCAGCTGTTTGGGTCAAGAAAAGAGTACGTCATCCAGAACAATACTTATACTTATGATGATCATGTCAGAAATGCAGCCCGCTTTGTCCGTCGCTCTGTTTTACCTTTTAATCCTGCCCTATACACAGGGTTTGTGGCAAAAGTGAATTGTACCAGAAGTGGACTTACACCTGCTGTTTTAAAAGTCACAGTCAACACTTATGCTTCAAAGGTCATGGAGTCACTGGTGTCTTGTCAGAAAAAACCTTGTTTCATAGAGCGTTTGAGAATCCAGAAGCCTGATCTTGTTTACCCCATCATACGTACTAAAAAAGGGTTACAACTTATCCTGTATGCCAAATTGCAAGTTAACTGCACGGATCTTGTACGTACAGAAGCAATCTGGAAAATCTATGGTGTTCAAAATGTCACGACTATTCCAGACTGGACAAAACCTTTAAATCCACCCCTCATCTGGAGAAGACAGATGCTCATTTTACCAATTCCCAGCTTTAGTTTAGATTATGGCTTGTATCTGTTTAATTTCTCTGTTAAAATAATTGCATCTGAGGGTGTTTTGGAAGGCTCAGATACAGTTTTTGTTCAGGTCGAGAAGAGTGACCTGGTGGCAGTCATTGCTGGAGGCACCTTCCGGACAGTGGGGTTTTCTGATCATTGGACTCTGGATGGATCTACTTCCTCTGATCCTGATTCAGTGGACCGATTAGAGGGGCTCACATTTACTTGGTACTGTACAAAACGTGTATCAGATTATGCAAACATGACAGTGAGTACAAATGGGACCTGTCATCCAAACCAGGTAGATTTGAAATGGATAAAGTTTTCTGGTCCTACTCAGACTGTTTTGCCAGAAACCCTTCAAGGAAATACTGTGTACCATTTTCGTTTGGTCATTCAAAAGGATAACAGAAAGAGTTATGCTGACCAAACC TATTCACAGAAGGAGCCTTCTCCACGTAGTGCAGCTCAGAATCACCCAAAGGAAAGTTCACCCTTCATGTCTGGAAACCTTAGGAACTGGAAGGAACGTCTGCAAAAATGGTACCTTGCAGAAGCTTCTACACAATCTGTGAGTAGCAATTCTCTAGAGAACTGTTCCAATGCTAATGATTCATATAGTTTGCAATATTTTggtaagaaaagaaaacaaagaacaccAAAAATGTGGAGTAATTGCATAATCTCTGAGGGTGCTGCAAATGCAATTGCAGCAGAGGAGGAAAATGCAGCTGATACTTCAGCTGCAGAGGCTAAAACGCAACAGACCCAACCGCCAAACTCCAATTTCAGTAATaattatgcagaagaaaaggaTGCCAGcattcagaaagaaagaaaaccactAAACATCCCCTTCATGCTCTTTCGCAAAAGGCCACAGATAACTTTTTGTTGGTGGTGTGTCTATGTCTCTTGGATATTGGTCATAGTTGTAGCAGGGGTGTCATCATTTTTCATCGTATTATATGGTCTGTCCTATGGCTACAAAACTTCATTAGAGTGGCTTTTAGCATCAACAACCTCATTTTTTGAGAGTGTGTTTCTTCTTCAAACCCTAAAAATCATTCTTTTCTCAGCCCTGAGTACAATTTATCCAAAGTACTGTGAAAACATCCCTTGGTCAACAAGGGAAAATTTCCTTGAGATTAGGTTGGATGAAGTTACTATGGATGCAGATGAGATGAGAGAGATGCACTATGAAATTATCAGACTCAGAGGCACCAAGCAGTATCAGCCCTTAGAAGAGGATGAAATGACAATcatgaggaaaagagagaaaattaaaagcaaagttTTCATCTTCCTAAAGGACATTGTCAGTCACTTTGTCTTTTTAACCCTAGTATTAAATATTGCCTATTCCACAGAAAACACCAACAGCTTTTACTACAATCAAGTTATTCATAAACAATTTTCTCTCAAGCTCTCCAACGTGGACAAACTAGAACACATTTACTTGTGGGTGAATAATGTCTTTTTGCCTTTGATCCACAATAATCACCAACCAACTTTTCTTTCTGACAGCTGGTCCAAAATCCTAGGTTTGCCAAGGATGAGGCAAGTAAGGGCAAAAAGTACtgagaaaaaatgtttccatcctCACAGCTTTGTAAATAAATTTGTGATCAGTAAAAGCCATTGTCTTCATAAATATGGCAGTGACCCTGAAGAGAGAGGAGACTATGTTGGGTCCTGGACAAAGGTTGCCAACAGATCTGTTACTAGTGACACCAGCAACTATGTAGGGTTTACATACCAGTCAAACAGAAATCAGTGGGTGTATTACTCATATGGAGAATTATATACATATGGACCAGGGGGATACACTTTTTACTTCTTCCCTGCGGAACAGCGGCCTAATTCAACAAAAAGGCTGGATGTTTTACAAAATAGCAATTGGTTTGATGAAGAGACATGGGCTGTGATTATTGAACTAACTACATTTAATCCAGATGTACATTTATTTTGCAGCATCTCGGTCATATTTGAAGTTTCTCATTTTGGGCTCATAAACACAAGCTTGTCAGTACATTCTTTCACGCTCCCAATTTTCCAGCAGCAAAGCAGAACACAAATTTTTGTGTTTATAACTGTTCTTGCTTTTCTCCTCATTTATATCATGGATGAAATTCACATCATACGCCAAGAAAGGAcaaagtatattaaaaatgtttccaaCTTAATCAATTTTGGTCTAAAgtcagtgtttttcttttttgtttttctgcaagTCATCAAATTTAAGATGGGGGCTGATATAGTAAAGTTTTACTTACTTAATCCAAATGATTTCATTCCTTTCCATACAGTTTCTCATGTAGATCAGACCTTGAGGATAATTATGGGCTTTTTGGCATTTCTCATAGTTTTGAAAACTCTCAGGTATTCCAGATTCTTTTACGATGTGCGCCTGGCACAAAGATCCATCTTGGCAGCTCTTCCTGGAATCTGTTCTATGGCACTTGTGGTGGCAGTGTACTTTTTTGTATACATGGCTTTTGGCTACCTAGTGTTTGGCCAACATGAATGGAATTATAATAATATGATTCATTCAGCTCAGACTGTTTTCTCCTATTGTGTTTCAGCTTTTAAGGACACTGCTTTTACATCCAACCGGTTGCTGGGTGGTCTTTTCCTAGCCTCCTTTATGCTGGTGATGATCTGTGTCTTGATCAATTTATTTCAAGCTGTGATTATGTCTGCCTATGAGGATATGAAACAACCTGTATATGAAGAACCATCTGATGAAGCAGAGGTGATTACTTTTCTAGTTCATAAGATCAGAAGGATATGGTATTTTATCACCTGTAGGACACCATCAGCAAGTGATCCAGATCTTTTAAATAGTGTACTGTATGGGCAAGCTCAGAGGTATAGCCACCGACACTTAGGGCTaaagaccaaaaaaataaatggcaagAAAATGGTTTATCTTGTCATATGA